The Trueperaceae bacterium genomic sequence CCGACGGGCGCGAAGCGCTCCACGTCGTGCGCAACAGGGGCGGCGCCCGCGCCGTGCCGCCGCGTACCTCCCCCGACCTCGACCGCGCCGCACGGGTCGCCGCCGCCGTCGCCGCGCCCGCCGGCCGCCTCGTCCTCACCGACGTCGCCACCCCCGACGCCGACGCCGCCCACGGCGACGGCGCCGTCGTCCTGGTCGGCTTCGCGATGCGCCTCCCCCCGACGCCCGGCGTGCCACCCCACGTGCTGAGCGTCGAGTTCGACGCGACCCCCCTCGTCCGCCGCGTGTTCGACGTGCTGCGGACGCAGGACCTGGCGAGCGACGTGATCGTCGTGCGCCCCGACGTCGTCATGTGGGCGCCGCCCGACCACGACGCCGCCTGGGCCGACCCCGTCCCGGCCGACGGCCCCCACCCGCTGCTTTCCCGCTTCGAGGGCGCCACCCCGATCCTGACCGGCGACGCCACCAGCGTCCGCGACGCCGACGGGCTCCTCGTCGCCCGCACCCTCGACCCGACCCGCGCAGGGAACGGCCGCCTGCATCACCCCGAGGGCGCCCCCGCCGACCGCTGGACCTTCGTGCGGCACGTGACGCCCGCCACCCTCACGGCCCTCGCCCCGATGCGCGACCCCAGCCAACGCCGCATCCTCTACGCCGTCGCCGGCGTCCTCGCGCTGCTCTCGGTCGCGCTCGCCGCGACCCAGGAACGCGTGCGCGCCGACCGCCGACGCTTCCGGACCGACGCGCTGCACGACGCCCTCACCGGCCTCGGCAACCGCCGCGCCGCCGACGACGCGCTGGCCCGCGAGCGCGCCCGCGCCGACCGCCACGCCACCCCCCTCGCCGTCGCGGCGCTCGACCTCGACCACTTCAAGGCGATCAACGACCGCTACGGCCACCCGGCGGGCGACGCGGTCCTGTGCGCCTTCGCCGCCCTCGCCGCGGAGCACCTCCGCGACACCGACGAACTGTTCCGGGTCGGTGGCGAGGAGTTCCTCGCGCTGCTCCCCGCGACCGACGCGCGCGACGCCCACGCGGTCCTCGATCGGCTCCGCGCCGTCGTCGCCGCCACCCCCATCGACCTCCCCGGGGACGGCACGACGCCGCTGACGACGTCGGTCGGCGTCGCCGTGCTGCAGCCCGGGGCCGGGGCGCCCGGCGACCTCGTCGCCGCCGCCGACGCCGCGCTGTACGACGCCAAACGCGCCGGGCGCGACCGCGTCGTGCTCGCGGGCGGCTGACGTCAGCCGGGCGGGAGGCGGCACGCGACGTCGGTCGTCGACACGCCCCCGACCGTCCAGCCGAGCCCTCCGACCAGGGCGTCGCAGGCGGCCTGCGCCGCGGGCGTCGAGGGCCGCATCACGTCGTGCGTCACCGCCCCGCCGGGGTACGGCGGCGCCCCGAGCTCGACGCCCTCCACGGGGAGGGGGAGCACCCGACCCCTCACGTCGTCGTGGGTCAAGGACTCCGCGTCCTGCAGCCCCAACGGGAGCGCCAGTTCGCGGGTCCGGTCGGCGGCGAACGCGTCGGGCGGCCCGACGTTCAGGTAGACGTCGGTGAGGCTCACGTCGTCGGTGACGAGCCGGACCCAGAACCGGTCGTCGGCCTCCCCGGCCCGCAGCGCCTCGAACGGGAAGCCGTGCCCCGCCTCCAGCACGACGACCGTCGACGCCGACACCGTCTCATCGCTCGCCTCGAGGTCCGCGCGGTAGATCCGCGGGACGGCGGCGTCGGCGGGGCTGAACGGCCGGGCGTGCACCACGCGGACCGGGGCGCCCTCCCCCTCGATGGCGGCCGCCCACCCGACCAGGGTGGCGTCGTAGGCGGCCTGCGACATCCCGCTGCCCTCGAACGTCCCGTCCATGTTGAGGACCGAGCGGACGTCCCAGCCCCCGAGGTCGCGATCGAACGCCGTCGCCCCCTCGAACGCGGACGAGAGGTCCTGGACGCCCGCGACGTCCCACCCGCCGACGTCCCCGTCGAACGACGTCGCGTCGCGGAACATCCCGTCCATCCAGCGCGCCGCGCCGGTGTCCCACGTCCGCACGTCCCCCGCGAACGCCGCCGCACCCTCGAACGTCGAGGTGAAGTCCACGACGTTCGCGACGTCCCACGCCCCGAGGTCTTCGTCGAACGCCGTCGCGCCCTCGAACGTCGCGTTCGTGGAGGTGACGTTACCGACGTCCCATGCCGCGACGCCCGCGCGGAACGCCGTCGCCCCCGCGAACGTCCGGGTGAGGTCGGTCACGTTCGAGACGTCCCAACCGCCGAGCTCCTGGTCGAACGCCGTCGCGTCGCGGAACAGGTCCGACAGGTCGCGCACCGTGGCGGGCAGCCACGTCGGGACCGTCGTGAGGCGCGTCGCCCCGAACGCCGCCCCGGCGAGCGACGTCGCGCCGGTCGCCCCCCAGGAGACGACCGCTTCGACGGTCTGCGCCCCCTCCCCGGCACCGCCCCACGACGCGCCGTCCCCGAAGGCGTCCAGCGGGCCCTCGATGCGCAGCTCGTACGGCACCGGTTCGCTCGGCCCC encodes the following:
- a CDS encoding BspA family leucine-rich repeat surface protein encodes the protein GPSEPVPYELRIEGPLDAFGDGASWGGAGEGAQTVEAVVSWGATGATSLAGAAFGATRLTTVPTWLPATVRDLSDLFRDATAFDQELGGWDVSNVTDLTRTFAGATAFRAGVAAWDVGNVTSTNATFEGATAFDEDLGAWDVANVVDFTSTFEGAAAFAGDVRTWDTGAARWMDGMFRDATSFDGDVGGWDVAGVQDLSSAFEGATAFDRDLGGWDVRSVLNMDGTFEGSGMSQAAYDATLVGWAAAIEGEGAPVRVVHARPFSPADAAVPRIYRADLEASDETVSASTVVVLEAGHGFPFEALRAGEADDRFWVRLVTDDVSLTDVYLNVGPPDAFAADRTRELALPLGLQDAESLTHDDVRGRVLPLPVEGVELGAPPYPGGAVTHDVMRPSTPAAQAACDALVGGLGWTVGGVSTTDVACRLPPG
- a CDS encoding GGDEF domain-containing protein, producing the protein MGRILPERTARPRTAPLAIAGAAVAIFVVAMSIVTLLTWASYRSLHDARIATLVARTDADLSFATSLLERTYAEIAGDVAVTAAAPSVQAAVAGDAATRAAGTTYLRRIVATYGRYARIRLVDADGREALHVVRNRGGARAVPPRTSPDLDRAARVAAAVAAPAGRLVLTDVATPDADAAHGDGAVVLVGFAMRLPPTPGVPPHVLSVEFDATPLVRRVFDVLRTQDLASDVIVVRPDVVMWAPPDHDAAWADPVPADGPHPLLSRFEGATPILTGDATSVRDADGLLVARTLDPTRAGNGRLHHPEGAPADRWTFVRHVTPATLTALAPMRDPSQRRILYAVAGVLALLSVALAATQERVRADRRRFRTDALHDALTGLGNRRAADDALARERARADRHATPLAVAALDLDHFKAINDRYGHPAGDAVLCAFAALAAEHLRDTDELFRVGGEEFLALLPATDARDAHAVLDRLRAVVAATPIDLPGDGTTPLTTSVGVAVLQPGAGAPGDLVAAADAALYDAKRAGRDRVVLAGG